aaggtcatttttaacaaatttgcttATTATTAAATACTCATtaagacgaatcaaacaagacctcacataattttttttctcatatattgaaaaaaaaaaattacaaattctttcaattattaaaattttgttaaaattctaaaattctaAATCAGCCATGGCTAGGTTGGGACAGATGGGACTTACTTGGGAGGTTCACACTTTTCTCAATCGTTGGGTACGGAACAGCCTCGAAGCTACTGCTTGTTGCTTACGACGCCACAATCAAAATAAACTTCCTGATATCCGTCGGcgtgattttctctctcctccttcatgTCCCGAATTTCGAGTGATTCTATTCTTTGTAGCACCCAActcaaaagttcaaaatttcatTACATAAATTACCCCCAAAACTTCCCCCTAATTGCGAAATTGTGGGAGTTGAAATTTCTACTGGAATTCGTCAATTGAGGTACTTTTTCTGATATCCATTTCACTAGTTTGTAAACTTGACCCATTTCTAATGAACAATTTGATCTCTCGGTTAAATTTGTAAGCTACTGAATGTTTGATTTAATTTTGCGCAAAAACCCAAGATTGTGTGATTAATGAGCTTGATTTAGTGGTTTAATTGCAATTTATGACCTGGGATTGCCCCCAATTTGATTGAAAAAGTAGGGTTTATTGTTATTAGAATGGGGAAGCCATTGATATATGAGATATTGGAAAAGCCAGCTACTAGTTGTATTATAGCAATTTGCAGTGCGATTTGGTATTACATTCAAAAGAAGAACATTGGGTATTCACAGGTGGGATTGAGCTATGAAACTGCTCTTGAAGGGCATCATTGGAGGTTAATTACATCGGCTTTCGCGCATATTAGTGTGATTCATCTTGTGTTTAATATGAGTGCTCTTTGGAGTCTTGGGTCGGTGGAGCAATTAGGTCATATGGGTCTTGGATTTCAGTTTTATCTTCATTACACTCTTGTGTTGATTGTATTATCTGGTGCTTTGGTGTTATGGGCTTATCATATTTTGATTCATAAGCTTAAGATAGAGCATTTTCGACGAGTGACTGCTGTTGGGTACTCCTGTGTTGTTTTCGGGTGGATGACGATTTTGTCTGTGAAGCAACCATCTtctaagttgaatctgtttggtcTTCTTTCTCTTCCTATTAGTTTTGCACCGTTTGAGTCGCTTATCTTCACGTCGATCATTGTTCCTCAAGCTAGTTTTCTTGGGCATTTTTCAGGGATTATTATTGGGTATGCTATTGGATGGGGTTTGATTAATGGGATGAACAATTACTGGGCTTTGACAATGTTAGGATGGATTGCTCTTGTTTTTGTTGGGAGTTTGAAGCGTTCTGGTGCTTACGACTTTGAGTTTCTTGAGATTGAGCCTGTTACTGATACTTCGCTGCCTACAGTTCGCTTTCTTGCTCCTGGTAATGGTAGAACACTGCAGATGAGTTCAGCACCAGCAGGAGGTGTTGAATTGGTTTAAACTTTCATCACCTGACAATGTATATGATTGGAACAAGTACACTAGATATTTAACATGCTTGGCTGACTCCTTTTGAACATGAGGTGGTTTCTTGTTGTGATCCTTACATGATACATTATCTGGGAACCACGACATTGTTCTGCATTTGCTGACGCTTTAGGAATGTACAACTTTCTAGTCTTCTTCTACCAGCCTGGAAAGAGACGTTAATGACCTTGGTGGTGCAGTATACCTATGTTCTTTTAGCTCATTCAAGGTCAGCTCTAAATTGGAATTCCAATTTCTTTGTTTATTGTATGGCAAAGTAATTGAGAGTTTGTATTGGTGGGACAGTTCAGATGAGTGATTTGCATCTTATCTTTCTGCTGGGAATTAGAGGGGAAAacattataatattattccatGTATTGCAAATGATACACCTTTTTGTACATGAGACTTGTTGACTGGACATAATTATTTAAGGATTCCTGAAATCATTATCATCCTGAAATTCTCCATTGTTAATATTGATGTTTTCGTTGATTTATCTACATGTAGTAGTAACTTTTGATCTACATAGGAAGCACTACCTCTTGTTTCAGTTGTATGTGAAATTGTGAACTGTAATTTTAATAATAGTTGCATGCTGGGTTCTAGATGAAAACTAATGTAGGTTGAAATTTGTTCTGTCTCTATGTGGCCATTATGTTCATAGCCGCCCGTGAACTTTTAGTAGCTAAGAATTCCATATTTTAGTTTCTGTAGTTGCGGGTTAATAACATAACACAGATCTTCAGAGAGAAAAAGGACTTGCTATTACATTACAAAGAAGTTAATTATTGCCATGATTGATCTACATGTTACCATAAAAATAGTTGCTTAGTTTGGAATACTAAGCATAGTAAGGTATTTCAATAAAGGTGATTGAACACGCCATCATCAAATCCTTTGATACATTTTTCTCCTCTTCTATACCTTCACCTTCTGATGGTACTCATTCTTACTTTTGTACTAGTAAGTTTCTGAACCTTTAGTAGAACAGAAGTTATGCAGAAGAATGCCCCCCTTTCCCCTCTCCCCTTGGCGCCTTTTATCTTGGTTAATATCTTGTGTCTCTGTCATGTTAATGAGAAAGCTGTGCTCTCTAAAGTTTCTGATTTTGGCTGGTTTTGCTAGGATCATAATAGAGAAATGATTGTTGACGTATTTCTTGGTGTCTTGTGTTGTGGTTGATATTCAATATAATGATACTCCTCAAGAGTTTTTTTAGCATAACAAACAGGACGTTTAGTTTTGCTTCGTCTCCTAAAGACTATCTGTCTGTGTCAAAAACTTGACCATATCCCAGTCTCTTTTTCATGTCCTGGATATTGATACATTTTTTGGTTTTGGTCTAACTCAACTCTGGTGGATGTGGAACATATGAAAATGAACTGGTCTGATTAAACGACGACTTTAGGTTTTAATAGTGATGTTTATTGTTTAGCCGTTGCCTAGCTCTTCATCACCCAAGTTTTGTTTGTGTGATCATTCATGGACTTGTTTGTCTTGCATTTTTTGTGAGTTGTTTCTTTGTCTTCGTCACCCTCGCTTTCTTCTTTCAGTCTGTCCCGCTTTGTTGAACCAACGATTCTCATTCTCACTGCTTAGTTGGGGTGCAATTCTGAATGGCATTACCAACTCTTACTAGGCCTactactctctctctcctctaattCTCTTTTGGTGGGTTGGGACTTTTTTGGATTTTATCCAGTATTTAGATTGATGTGTGTGTCACTCTGTCCCACTTGAACATGGTGATGAATTCTGATCAGTGATCTGGATTAGTAGTTTATGAATGCTGGTTGCTCCTTTAGGTCAGATAGATGCTTCAAATGCTTACCCATTATCAGGTTGTGTGTTCTATGGACCATTTCGGCCTTTCAAGGAACTTttaaatacggagtagttaCGTTTGATTCAGGGTCATTTTGAAGGAACTTttaaatacggagtagttaCATATGATTCGGGATCTTTTTGAAGGAATTTAGctgtaagcctataatactatTCTACTTTCCTTGAGACTCTACTCTTACAAGGTTATCATTTTAAGATAGTACGAGAAACTTCAAAACTGAACTTACTAAATTTAGAAATAGGCATATTATTCTGAGATAGAAACGTGGTTTATTTTCGCAATATTTCTTCCTCATTTTCTAAATGATGTAATACTTCCTTTGCGGAGGTTGTAAATTTTTTGGCTAACAGGTAGAAGTGAGATTCAGAGGTTCAAAATTGTTCAGCACAGGAAAAAGCTTAGAAGTATGAACAACCTTGGAAAGAATTCAAACATTTAGATGCCATCAGTAGTTCGTTCCTACAATACTTGGCTTTACAAATTTCATTATATTACACCATTCTACTTGTTATTCTTTGGCATCAAGTTAGGCGTTGGAGAATCGAGATTCCCGCTCCATTGCAAGAACTGGAAGCCGGCAACTCGTCAGAAGAAAATCACAATTCACAACCAAGTGACAACAGAAACTCATGTGAGCCTTCACTCAGTAAACGGATCAAAACAATCGGGAAGACAATCTAAAATACAAGAAATCAAGTAATAAGCAGTGTTTGTATGGACAAATTTTATATTTACCTGTACATAAAAATGAGCAATTAAAGGTTTGTAGCTACAGTATCCTACACTAACTAAATGAATGAAATATTCTGACGTGCCGGAAGTGACTGAAGCATGAAAAATAATCAGTACTACCTCATCAGCATGAACAAAGACACAAGTAGCCCTCACATGTCAGATACTGAAAATGACAACGTAAAATCAAATATGAAATAACTCGTCCCGTCACTGTTCTGATTATTGGATGGAATGCGCTTGCAGTCCCCAAAACTGCCAGATTATCTGCAATCAACATTTTAGTTGTAAGTGTATTAGAGAGATAGTGCATCATTAGTACATCCATATGAAAACTGAGGCCAAACAATCAGAATATAACAAAGTTAACACATCCTTGATTACTAGTAGGACAAACGCCTCTCTTCTTAATGCATGTCCTAGATTACAAAATTCTGCTTCTTGATCAGTTACAAATATCAGCACTATGCTTGAGACAACAACGATCACAATCATCCATCTAGTTTGCACCCTATTAAAATACTCTAACTCTTTACGCTAATTCTCATTCTTTTGGTAAGAACAAGTGTGAATATTTGAAACAGATATCTACACCACTGTTAATTTAACCAATTCTCCAACAACTTCAGAAAGAGCCTGAATTTAGCCATTCTGATGTGATAAGGAATTCCctcaaacaaaattaaaaaattgtgATAAGGAATCAGCAATTCCTCATTCACTATTGGACATATAGATGTATATAACAATTTATGTAGAAAAGCAGCATTGTACAAGCTGCAGAAGTAAAGAGATTTTGTTGTTGAAAACCTCCTTACTAAGTAAACATGGTTAGAGAACATAGTAGATCTGCATAAGCTATGCCTCGTCTGTTTTGAAGAGGAGAGTAAGTTATCGTATTTTTGCAGTTGATTCTATCATTCCTATGTAAAGGGATAAAAGATGTCAAATGCACTcaagtaatataataattatatttaaCACACTGTGTACTTACGatttttttgtgttttcatCATTGTCATTCTGATCTGAAGTTCCATTCACTTGTGGAGTGTCAGAAACTGCACCAGCTTCATTAGCGCCTGGATGAAGAAGATTGGAAAAGCCTTGTCCAAGTGACTTCCAGAAACTCGTACCAAGAGGTGCTGGTGAAGTAGCACCAGATGTTGCTTCAAATAAATGGGCTGAATCAGGATTAAGTTCAGAGAATCTAAAAGCCCCTAGAATTCTCTCAGGAAGTTCTGATTCCGTTTGACTTTCAATAAGAAATGCTAAATCAACAGTTAGTGATGTTATGTAACCAAAGGCAAGATGAACGATAGCATTAGCAACCACTGAAGATCCAATATCAATGTCCACTTCTAAGAAGTTCTCTCCTACACAATACTTACAGGAAAGAGCTCGTCCAATTACGCAAATGGCCTGTTCTCCTACCGCTTTCTTCACAAACCAAGGCCCTTTTACGATATTTGCAATCAATTTAAGCCTTGAATTTCTAAGCCGGTCATCCCCCTTGATGAATTGGTCTATCAGAGAACCTTCTAGGCACGGTTCATTAGCTACAAAATATGCCACAGCGCTGTAATTTTCTTTACTTGGAACTTGAAGATTAAAAGCCCAAACAAAAGGCCGGTTTCCCTCTGGAAATTTTTTGTCAAGTACTTTCCTGATGCGGTTATTGGGATCTTTTAAGACTTCAGAAATCTTTGAATTACATTTAATCCAATCAAATCCCAAAGGCTTCAAGAGATATTCACCAGCGGGAACTTTCACTTTAGTTGTAAAGTATTCTGGACCCCTAACTTTAAATATGTCTCCGggaggagaagcccaaccattggGACAGTTTTCAGGTTCGAGTAAAGGAACAGCACCTTCAGATTTTATGCTTTTCATCCATTCAAgttcatcattatcatcatgCATAGCCATTACAGCAAAAGATTATCTGTCAAAAAGACTGTTAGTTAACACTGTAGATAGACAATAAGGCAACACCTCAAAAGATATATCTGTCACAAAGAGTGCTAATAAAGAATATAGTCATTTCATCCAATGTTCCAAGTTTTTTCCCTTCCCCAATGAAAACTAAGTttagcaaaacaaaaattataattgTCTCATAAGCAAATATATTCTCATCATccggaggggggggggggggagtccTGGAAGGAGGCTCCATATTAGAGGTCGCCCCTTTTGTTTACAATCGATCTAGATATAAATATGAACATAACTAAATTCACAagcaagcaaaaagaaagatcTAGGCTgcgtttggtagggtgtaaaacattttcattgaaaacgattttccccttttcaattattttacgttgtttggtttgattttacataactccctcaaaggtggaaatgccttttccatttgaaagggaggaaaccacttttccacctttcctccttctcccttcttcccctcaatcttcaccatcttctcccattttatTTTGAGGAACCAAACAATGGAAAACTAGTTTGatattttcccttgaaaatgttttccatggaaaatcattttgcactgaaaacgttttacaccaaatcAAACGGAGCCCTAGAGTCAGCAGGAATAGCTGTTGAAGGAAAATTTGATCTTGAATAAAGATGATAAACTATCACTGCAGAAGCAGATAGTTTTAACATGATCCCAAGCCCAACCTCCTTCTTTATGAGCAAAGTGGTGAAATATAATTGCACTTTTCTCTTAAGAAATAAGATCCATAAATACACAGTTGTCCCCGTTTGATGATCTAGCCTCAGTCCGCACATGCTGCTAGACGCGGGAAGCAAAGAATTGGGTTtgggaagaagaaagaaaatcATAAATGTATCTACAAAGATCAAATCAGCTAATGTCATTGCTTTATCGCTTTTATACCTATGGATTACTGATAGATTACATAACCTCATCTGGATATCTAATTTATTAGGTGGATTGAGATAAGAAAGGGAACGGGAAAAGGGTGAAAGGAGCATGAATTCCTCCCTTCTCAGTCATTAAAGACTATCCGAAATGAACAGGGCCTCACAGTCAAGGCGTTATTGTAGCCCCAGCAATGTTCAGAGTCCAGACACATGAATCAATTCATATGTTTCACTAAATTCTATTACAAGtacatttcctttttttttgttccCATATTCTTATTTCTTAGTCACTTTACTCAGTGCCCATTAAAACTAGATACTTGTAGACTAGTTCAAACTGCTTGCCCAAATTTGCATAATTTTAGCATCACCTATTCCATTCACACTTCCAATAAATGTCATGTAGGTGGAGCTTAAAATAATTCTAAGTTAAGAAATTATTCATTATGCTAAAAACAAACATCCAACAAAATCAAAGCAATATTTTTACACACAAAATTTGAAACAAGATTAGTCCATTATATACAATTAATGGCGCAATTACCACATAATATGAACAAATTACAGCAACAAAAAAGCAAAACCCAGATCACAAAAACAACAATTATGAGAGAATCTTTAAACAAaagaaatttcaaatttccaaacaATGATCaaatattaacaaaattaacataatcagaatcatAAGAAAACAAATATCTGACCttttaatttaatgtttaataaaGTAGTCGGACtcctttaaaattaaaaatcgcAGCAAACCCAGAAATTTGTGGAAAAAGAAAGGAATAATCTGTGGTTTATTCCGGAGGAAGAGATAGAATCATAGAAGTAAAGGTTTGATCTTTGAAGAACTCGAAGTATTAAGGATAATTAATTTGGAAGCAGCGAATTATAATTGGGGACCACAGATTTCTGAGTCCTCAAATTTTAGCCGAAAGAGAAGTCACTTCggtgaatgttttttttttcttttctttttgggttGCGTACAACTTTATagtttatacggagtactcctactccctccgtcccgaaatactcgacccggtttgaccggcatagagtttaagggacttgaattgacttatttaatttaata
This genomic stretch from Spinacia oleracea cultivar Varoflay chromosome 3, BTI_SOV_V1, whole genome shotgun sequence harbors:
- the LOC110805825 gene encoding protein ENHANCED DISEASE RESISTANCE 2; translation: MAMHDDNDELEWMKSIKSEGAVPLLEPENCPNGWASPPGDIFKVRGPEYFTTKVKVPAGEYLLKPLGFDWIKCNSKISEVLKDPNNRIRKVLDKKFPEGNRPFVWAFNLQVPSKENYSAVAYFVANEPCLEGSLIDQFIKGDDRLRNSRLKLIANIVKGPWFVKKAVGEQAICVIGRALSCKYCVGENFLEVDIDIGSSVVANAIVHLAFGYITSLTVDLAFLIESQTESELPERILGAFRFSELNPDSAHLFEATSGATSPAPLGTSFWKSLGQGFSNLLHPGANEAGAVSDTPQVNGTSDQNDNDENTKKS
- the LOC110805822 gene encoding RHOMBOID-like protein 13 — protein: MGKPLIYEILEKPATSCIIAICSAIWYYIQKKNIGYSQVGLSYETALEGHHWRLITSAFAHISVIHLVFNMSALWSLGSVEQLGHMGLGFQFYLHYTLVLIVLSGALVLWAYHILIHKLKIEHFRRVTAVGYSCVVFGWMTILSVKQPSSKLNLFGLLSLPISFAPFESLIFTSIIVPQASFLGHFSGIIIGYAIGWGLINGMNNYWALTMLGWIALVFVGSLKRSGAYDFEFLEIEPVTDTSLPTVRFLAPGNGRTLQMSSAPAGGVELV